In Labrus mixtus chromosome 13, fLabMix1.1, whole genome shotgun sequence, a single genomic region encodes these proteins:
- the si:ch211-218d20.15 gene encoding uncharacterized protein si:ch211-218d20.15 isoform X1, translating to MAVSITEPLCMPCVYHEAFKVELQVKRPLMPVQLSPEQVGLEMLCLCGQLDLLIRAQMQQFQEQLGHGCSPEESDTFQAQGSEILDQMLQCLEHLPKPMPQLEDYLDMMGLSVMFPRVEVFLIQGSPVDMLERPPMDEYFFHIAKLNQLLVLSQQLEEDIRHLGSHKYIAHQLSVLYQVVSSFRGIQAFSDIKKDIEANFKQMKQCLVVEEDSRHEPQLAAHYINWILEITQKLTSMVLSLPEELTDDLHQAVTFVSQFLS from the exons ATGGCAGTAAGCATCACAGAGCCGCTCTGCATGCCTTGCGTTTACCATGAGGCTTTTAAAG TGGAGCTACAGGTGAAGAGACCTCTGATGCCGGTCCAGCTGAGTCCAGAGCAGGTGGGCCTGGagatgttgtgtctgtgtgggcaGCTGGACCTCCTCATCAGGGCACAGATGCAGCAG TTCCAGGAGCAGTTAGGCCACGGCTGCAGCCCAGAGGAGTCGGACACTTTCCAAGCTCAAG GCTCAGAGATTCTTGACCAGATGCTGCAGTGCCTTGAACACCTACCAAAGCCTATGCCCCAGCTGGAG gactACCTGGACATGATGGGTCTGTCAGTAATGTTTCCTCGAGTGGAGGTTTTCCTAATTCAGGGAAGCCCAGTGGACATGTTAGAGAGGCCGCCAATGGACG AATATTTTTTCCACATTGCCAAACTGAACCAGCTCCTGGTGCTGAGTCAACAGCTGGAAGAAGATATCAGACACCTTGGAAGTCACAAATACATCGCccaccagctctctgtattATAT CAAGTCGTCAGCTCTTTCAGAGGGATTCAGGCTTTCTCTGACATAAAGAAAGACATTGAGGCCAACTTCAAACAGATGAAACAATGCCTCGTGGTAGAAGAAGACTCCAGACATGAACCTCAGCTGGCGGCTCATTACATCAACTG GATATTAGAAATAACTCAAAAATTAACATCTATGGTGTTGTCGCTTCCCGAGGAGCTGACAGACGACCTTCACCAGGCCGTGACTTTTGTGTCTCAGTTCCTCTCCTGA
- the si:ch211-218d20.15 gene encoding uncharacterized protein si:ch211-218d20.15 isoform X2 encodes MRLLKFQEQLGHGCSPEESDTFQAQGSEILDQMLQCLEHLPKPMPQLEDYLDMMGLSVMFPRVEVFLIQGSPVDMLERPPMDEYFFHIAKLNQLLVLSQQLEEDIRHLGSHKYIAHQLSVLYQVVSSFRGIQAFSDIKKDIEANFKQMKQCLVVEEDSRHEPQLAAHYINWILEITQKLTSMVLSLPEELTDDLHQAVTFVSQFLS; translated from the exons ATGAGGCTTTTAAAG TTCCAGGAGCAGTTAGGCCACGGCTGCAGCCCAGAGGAGTCGGACACTTTCCAAGCTCAAG GCTCAGAGATTCTTGACCAGATGCTGCAGTGCCTTGAACACCTACCAAAGCCTATGCCCCAGCTGGAG gactACCTGGACATGATGGGTCTGTCAGTAATGTTTCCTCGAGTGGAGGTTTTCCTAATTCAGGGAAGCCCAGTGGACATGTTAGAGAGGCCGCCAATGGACG AATATTTTTTCCACATTGCCAAACTGAACCAGCTCCTGGTGCTGAGTCAACAGCTGGAAGAAGATATCAGACACCTTGGAAGTCACAAATACATCGCccaccagctctctgtattATAT CAAGTCGTCAGCTCTTTCAGAGGGATTCAGGCTTTCTCTGACATAAAGAAAGACATTGAGGCCAACTTCAAACAGATGAAACAATGCCTCGTGGTAGAAGAAGACTCCAGACATGAACCTCAGCTGGCGGCTCATTACATCAACTG GATATTAGAAATAACTCAAAAATTAACATCTATGGTGTTGTCGCTTCCCGAGGAGCTGACAGACGACCTTCACCAGGCCGTGACTTTTGTGTCTCAGTTCCTCTCCTGA